The following are encoded together in the Parabacteroides chongii genome:
- a CDS encoding RagB/SusD family nutrient uptake outer membrane protein — translation MKKRYNLIGLLALALSAGITTSCSDFLTQENKKALTEEQIYSDAEFIELNLKGIYNTWRDNTRQDERAWFLMTGTDEIQRGALQNKGGGEGAAMDRYDANMNSLHSKVKDQWNKRFPVVTAAAKIVRALDTPDLVEGTKEATLLGEACFIRGFVNYELAMYWGEIPIIDLDKIEETGYGRQPLADVWQFIINDLEKAAKYAPKSNEAGRATSGAGYTMLGKAYMSAPVETGLRDFNKAKEAFEQVMGMGYQLVPYANLWNYETPNTAESIYEFQFNNNPNRNQIQFQIGSRVAQNWWTDGCYFAGYDHVVVTEYGYETVENGGIWEDGDVRKEESIRYDFTYNGEVPNYECVAWEDLGEDHDELKPHVKKYEDYRTDQYSGLGINNMWNSGKNIPALRYADVLLSYAECLNELGQTAQAVEKVNEVRNRAWGFSIPADKKWDAGMSQDNFRVKILDERMREFLGENWRRADLIRTGKFVEYIKERNKWAKRSGTIQDYNVRYPIPNEEIEQNPDMTQEDQNPGYR, via the coding sequence ATGAAAAAGAGATATAATTTGATCGGACTACTGGCATTGGCGCTAAGTGCCGGGATTACCACGTCTTGTTCCGATTTCCTGACACAGGAGAACAAGAAAGCATTAACGGAAGAACAAATCTATTCGGATGCCGAGTTTATTGAACTGAATCTGAAAGGTATATACAACACTTGGCGGGATAATACCCGTCAAGATGAAAGAGCCTGGTTTTTGATGACCGGTACGGATGAAATTCAGCGTGGAGCTCTTCAGAACAAAGGTGGTGGTGAAGGTGCGGCGATGGACCGTTACGATGCGAATATGAACTCGTTGCACAGTAAGGTGAAAGACCAGTGGAACAAACGCTTCCCGGTTGTAACTGCTGCTGCCAAAATTGTCCGTGCATTGGATACTCCGGATTTGGTGGAAGGTACAAAAGAAGCGACTTTACTTGGTGAAGCTTGTTTTATACGTGGGTTTGTCAATTACGAACTGGCAATGTATTGGGGAGAAATTCCAATTATTGACCTGGACAAGATTGAAGAAACCGGATATGGACGTCAGCCACTCGCCGACGTATGGCAGTTCATTATTAATGACCTTGAAAAAGCTGCTAAATACGCACCGAAAAGTAATGAAGCAGGCCGGGCTACCAGTGGAGCTGGTTATACCATGTTGGGTAAGGCTTATATGTCTGCTCCGGTAGAAACTGGTTTGCGTGATTTCAACAAGGCAAAAGAAGCTTTTGAACAGGTAATGGGTATGGGATATCAGCTGGTTCCTTATGCAAATTTGTGGAATTATGAAACACCCAATACAGCAGAATCTATTTATGAATTCCAGTTTAATAACAATCCGAACCGTAATCAGATTCAGTTCCAGATCGGCTCGCGTGTAGCACAGAACTGGTGGACTGATGGTTGTTATTTTGCAGGTTATGATCATGTGGTTGTTACCGAGTATGGATATGAAACAGTGGAAAACGGCGGTATATGGGAAGACGGTGATGTCCGTAAAGAAGAAAGTATCCGTTACGATTTTACCTATAATGGTGAAGTTCCTAACTATGAATGCGTAGCTTGGGAAGATCTTGGTGAAGATCATGACGAATTGAAACCGCACGTAAAAAAATACGAAGACTATCGTACTGACCAATATTCAGGATTGGGTATCAACAATATGTGGAACTCAGGAAAGAATATACCGGCTCTTCGTTATGCGGATGTTCTTCTTAGCTATGCAGAATGTCTGAACGAACTGGGACAGACAGCACAGGCTGTGGAAAAGGTGAACGAAGTTCGTAACCGTGCATGGGGGTTCAGTATCCCGGCTGATAAGAAATGGGATGCAGGTATGTCACAGGATAATTTCCGTGTGAAGATATTGGATGAACGTATGCGTGAGTTCTTGGGTGAGAACTGGCGTCGTGCCGATCTGATTCGTACAGGCAAATTCGTTGAGTATATCAAGGAACGCAACAAATGGGCGAAACGCTCTGGTACGATCCAGGATTATAATGTTCGTTATCCGATCCCTAACGAAGAGATCGAACAGAATCCGGATATGACTCAGGAAGATCAGAACCCTGGATACAGATAA
- a CDS encoding SusC/RagA family TonB-linked outer membrane protein, with amino-acid sequence MKQIKLFSILMMLVLCCGTAFAQSITITGTITDAKTSESLPGASVVLKGTTQGTISDMDGKYSLTASPGATLVISYIGYDTKEVKVGNQPVINVSLSEDSQSIDEVVIVGASMKKSDLTGAIAHVDSKVLEERPVTTVNEALQGRVAGVLITKGTRPGDDSSIKIRGVNTINSGSDPIYVVDGLVMGNGYGGFNAINVNDVASVQVLKDASATALYGSRGANGVVLITTKKGKIGEGRVTYDGWVGFSKITQRPKTMDAQQLFDLRIDAFANGYMHDNPTANRQDYINSTLMNTNTAFSDDEFATYRAGKSYNWLDEVISNGFQQNHSVSFSNATEKNNIYISFDYANIDGLIGDSKEKKYSGRINAETMIKPWLKIGTNSSFSRTENNLPTDDVYDKALNANPLLNPEPFRDPSTRYTWDYLTLYYRVHNEGNNNDYNPFNSQEVARERARNRFLSSNYININPIEGLNIRSTFALDVSSQTWFEYTPSYIQEAIRHYNGDARAKHERWSQLNWQWDNTITYDKTINKHRMNFLFGTSTTKNTENYTKAQGDRFASDDLLWNDLKGAAANDKKELDSDFKGNTLVSVLGRVNYNYDMRYYLTATARYDGSSKFAEGHRWGVLPSFSAAWDITNEAFMEDQNIFDRLKLRVGYGVVGNQDIENYAYRTLYFSSVSNGQASYATSGLRGTPGITWEKQKQTNIGVDMAFFNDRLNVSLDGFFIKNDNLLMKHSLPLTSGYSETWENIGSVKNNGFEATISATPIQTKDFTWNVNANISFDKNEVSKLYGNVTEILNGSDREKNIFLGESLNNIYTYKTGGIANESNRSEWENLDFNGKHVSLGDLYPLDISGPDGVPDGVVDQLDRVVVGKKDPKFYGGFATDFNYKGISLNAVFNYSYGAEKISSYYETLINSTGTSMASVDLLDRWTPDNTGASVPRVIANTTSGYNRYNPSDMDYTIQDASYLRLSTLTLAYSFPKPLLSQLKVENLRVYFTASNLFCLTGYKGFDPETGDYGYPPTKMYVFGLNFSF; translated from the coding sequence ATGAAACAGATCAAGCTTTTTAGTATTTTGATGATGCTTGTGTTATGCTGCGGTACTGCTTTTGCACAAAGCATAACGATTACAGGTACAATCACCGACGCGAAAACGTCGGAGTCGCTCCCGGGAGCGAGCGTTGTTCTCAAGGGAACAACGCAAGGGACTATATCGGATATGGATGGAAAATATTCTTTGACTGCATCGCCCGGCGCCACGTTGGTGATCAGTTATATAGGATATGACACGAAAGAAGTGAAAGTTGGTAACCAGCCGGTTATCAATGTATCGCTTTCGGAAGATTCACAATCGATCGATGAGGTAGTTATCGTTGGTGCTTCCATGAAGAAAAGCGACCTGACAGGTGCTATTGCACATGTTGATTCCAAAGTGTTGGAAGAAAGACCGGTAACGACCGTCAATGAAGCCCTTCAGGGACGTGTAGCCGGTGTTTTGATCACCAAAGGAACTCGTCCGGGTGACGATTCAAGTATCAAGATCCGTGGTGTGAATACGATCAATTCCGGTTCAGACCCGATCTACGTTGTCGACGGTTTGGTTATGGGTAACGGTTACGGTGGTTTTAACGCCATCAACGTGAATGATGTGGCTTCCGTACAGGTCTTGAAAGATGCTTCGGCTACGGCCCTTTACGGATCACGTGGTGCTAACGGTGTTGTTCTTATCACGACTAAGAAAGGTAAAATCGGTGAGGGACGCGTTACTTACGACGGTTGGGTTGGTTTCTCAAAAATTACCCAACGTCCGAAGACAATGGATGCACAGCAGTTGTTTGATTTGCGTATAGATGCTTTTGCCAATGGGTATATGCATGATAATCCAACTGCAAACCGTCAGGATTATATAAACAGTACATTGATGAATACCAATACGGCTTTCTCTGATGATGAGTTCGCAACTTATCGTGCAGGTAAGAGCTATAACTGGTTGGATGAGGTAATCAGCAACGGTTTCCAGCAGAACCATTCCGTAAGTTTCTCTAATGCAACGGAAAAGAACAATATTTATATTAGTTTCGACTATGCTAATATCGACGGATTAATTGGCGATTCAAAAGAAAAGAAATATTCTGGCCGTATTAATGCGGAAACTATGATTAAACCGTGGTTAAAGATTGGTACAAACTCTTCTTTCTCTCGTACGGAAAACAATTTGCCGACAGATGATGTGTACGACAAGGCGTTGAATGCAAACCCGTTATTGAACCCGGAACCGTTCCGTGACCCTTCAACTCGTTACACTTGGGACTATTTGACACTGTATTATCGTGTGCACAATGAAGGTAATAATAATGATTATAACCCGTTCAACTCACAGGAAGTAGCTCGCGAACGTGCCCGTAATCGTTTCCTTTCTTCCAATTACATCAATATCAACCCGATTGAGGGATTGAATATCCGTTCAACATTTGCACTGGACGTTTCTTCACAGACTTGGTTCGAATATACGCCTTCTTATATTCAGGAAGCAATCCGCCACTATAATGGGGATGCACGCGCAAAACACGAAAGATGGTCACAGTTGAACTGGCAGTGGGATAATACAATCACATACGACAAGACGATCAACAAACATCGTATGAATTTCCTGTTTGGTACAAGTACAACCAAAAATACAGAAAACTATACCAAAGCACAAGGTGACCGTTTTGCCAGTGACGATTTGCTGTGGAACGACCTGAAAGGTGCGGCAGCAAATGACAAAAAGGAACTCGATTCTGATTTCAAAGGAAATACCCTGGTTTCTGTGTTAGGTAGAGTGAATTACAACTATGACATGCGTTATTATTTGACGGCTACAGCACGTTACGACGGTTCTTCTAAATTTGCAGAAGGACATCGTTGGGGTGTTTTGCCATCTTTCTCGGCTGCATGGGATATAACGAATGAAGCATTTATGGAAGATCAGAATATTTTTGATCGTTTGAAGTTGCGTGTAGGTTATGGTGTGGTTGGTAATCAGGATATTGAAAATTATGCTTACCGGACACTGTATTTCTCTTCTGTAAGTAACGGACAGGCTTCTTATGCAACCAGCGGTTTGAGAGGTACACCTGGTATTACCTGGGAGAAACAGAAACAAACCAATATCGGTGTGGATATGGCATTCTTTAATGACCGTTTGAATGTTTCTTTGGACGGATTCTTTATCAAGAATGATAACTTGTTGATGAAACACTCTTTGCCGTTAACTTCTGGTTACAGCGAAACATGGGAAAATATTGGTTCTGTAAAGAATAATGGTTTTGAGGCTACTATTAGTGCAACTCCGATACAGACAAAAGATTTCACATGGAATGTGAATGCCAATATCTCTTTCGATAAGAACGAGGTTTCAAAACTGTATGGTAATGTGACAGAAATATTGAATGGGTCTGATCGTGAAAAGAATATCTTCCTGGGCGAATCTTTGAATAACATTTATACCTATAAGACAGGCGGTATCGCTAACGAATCGAATCGTAGTGAATGGGAAAATCTGGATTTTAATGGAAAACACGTAAGTTTAGGTGATTTGTATCCTTTGGATATCTCCGGACCTGACGGTGTACCTGATGGTGTGGTTGACCAGCTTGACCGCGTAGTGGTAGGTAAGAAAGATCCGAAGTTCTACGGTGGATTTGCTACAGATTTCAACTATAAGGGTATTTCTTTGAATGCAGTGTTCAATTATTCATATGGTGCAGAAAAGATCAGCTCTTACTATGAGACTTTGATTAACAGTACAGGAACAAGCATGGCTTCAGTAGACCTGTTGGATCGTTGGACACCGGATAATACGGGAGCTTCTGTTCCGCGTGTGATTGCCAATACAACCAGTGGTTATAACCGTTATAATCCGTCAGATATGGATTATACGATTCAGGATGCGTCTTATCTGCGTTTATCTACTTTGACATTGGCTTATTCATTCCCGAAACCATTATTGAGCCAACTTAAGGTAGAAAATCTGCGTGTTTATTTTACAGCCTCCAATCTGTTTTGTTTGACAGGTTATAAAGGGTTTGATCCTGAGACAGGCGATTACGGATATCCTCCGACGAAGATGTATGTATTTGGTTTGAACTTTAGTTTTTAA
- a CDS encoding alpha-galactosidase, with protein MKLINLNLLLLLALLVSCGGPSVSSGKWTVSYDQAQKGHRIEKENQLLSDGVYASYKLGDRLVTTRDYKSSRSKATAISDAFGEGSLLQVTYTDSNLPTLVQSFYIYPEKDYLLTEFTLQGGDADVESNYMAPVNIDRMPALLAEGDNRALFQPFDNDCWIRYQSHPLTFDKLRSYEVATVFNNNDRKGLVIGSVEHFDWKTGIDMTQGDRNNIGSLVCFGGVADTLTRDSKAHGALKGKEVKSPKVFVGFFNDWRAGLEEYGKANAVVAPVKKWPGAVTFGWNSWGALQFNLTYQKALEVSDFFKNNLQNNHFVNTDGNVTIGLDSGWNSFKDEELKDFVDHCAANGQIAGVYWTPFTDWGKHPERTIDGAPDYKYKDVYLYANGQPQELDGAYAIDPTHPAIEEMMKKTSDLFHRCGFKYVKMDFMTHGAMEADKWYNPEIQTGIQAYNYGMQLLNKYFGDMYINLSISPVFPAHYANSRRIACDAWNKIKDTEYTLNALSYGWWQDEVYQYNDADHLVLREATEGENRARMTSGAITGLYIVGDDFSKGGKQIDKDRAMKFMTNQRVNAVAKGISFTPVEGNGERSENQFIHHDADGTSYFAIFNYSEEEMNTTVSLERLGLEPTVTYRAKELWSGYEQPVKEIITVTIPAKDALLYKIENN; from the coding sequence ATGAAACTCATCAATTTAAATCTGCTATTATTGCTCGCCCTGCTTGTGTCCTGTGGTGGACCATCCGTCTCTTCGGGAAAATGGACGGTCAGCTACGATCAGGCTCAGAAAGGCCATCGCATCGAGAAAGAGAATCAGCTTCTTTCCGATGGGGTCTACGCTTCGTACAAACTGGGCGACAGATTGGTCACCACCCGTGACTACAAGAGTAGCCGGTCGAAAGCAACCGCTATCAGCGACGCTTTCGGCGAAGGGTCATTATTGCAGGTCACTTATACCGACAGTAACCTGCCTACACTGGTGCAATCTTTCTACATCTATCCGGAGAAAGATTATCTGTTGACGGAATTTACTCTTCAGGGAGGGGATGCCGATGTCGAATCGAATTATATGGCTCCGGTCAACATCGACCGTATGCCTGCTTTACTTGCCGAAGGGGATAACCGTGCGTTATTCCAGCCTTTCGATAACGATTGCTGGATCCGTTATCAGTCTCATCCGCTGACTTTCGATAAGTTACGTAGTTATGAGGTGGCTACCGTATTTAATAATAATGATCGCAAAGGACTTGTGATCGGTTCGGTGGAACATTTCGACTGGAAAACCGGTATCGATATGACTCAGGGTGACCGTAATAATATCGGTTCGCTGGTTTGTTTCGGTGGTGTTGCCGATACGTTGACACGCGATTCGAAAGCACATGGTGCACTGAAAGGTAAAGAAGTAAAATCCCCGAAAGTATTTGTCGGCTTCTTTAACGACTGGCGTGCCGGACTGGAAGAATACGGAAAAGCGAATGCGGTGGTGGCTCCTGTAAAGAAATGGCCGGGTGCCGTTACTTTCGGCTGGAACAGCTGGGGAGCACTTCAGTTCAATCTTACTTACCAAAAGGCGTTGGAAGTATCCGATTTCTTCAAGAATAATTTGCAAAACAATCATTTTGTAAATACGGACGGCAATGTGACGATCGGTCTCGATTCCGGCTGGAACAGCTTTAAAGATGAGGAACTGAAGGATTTCGTAGATCATTGTGCGGCTAACGGACAGATCGCCGGTGTGTACTGGACGCCTTTTACCGATTGGGGTAAACATCCGGAACGAACCATCGACGGTGCTCCTGATTATAAGTATAAAGATGTCTATCTGTATGCAAACGGTCAGCCGCAGGAACTGGACGGCGCTTATGCGATCGACCCGACTCATCCGGCCATCGAGGAGATGATGAAGAAGACTTCCGACTTGTTCCACCGTTGCGGCTTCAAATATGTGAAGATGGACTTTATGACACATGGAGCCATGGAAGCCGACAAATGGTATAATCCGGAAATTCAGACAGGTATCCAGGCTTACAATTACGGTATGCAGTTGTTGAATAAGTACTTCGGCGATATGTACATTAATTTGTCGATCTCTCCTGTATTCCCTGCCCATTATGCAAATTCACGTCGTATCGCCTGCGATGCCTGGAATAAGATCAAGGATACGGAATATACGCTGAATGCCCTTTCTTACGGTTGGTGGCAGGATGAAGTGTATCAGTATAATGATGCCGACCATCTGGTGTTGCGTGAAGCGACCGAAGGTGAGAACCGTGCCCGTATGACTTCCGGTGCTATTACCGGTTTGTATATCGTTGGAGATGATTTCAGTAAAGGCGGAAAACAGATAGATAAAGACCGTGCTATGAAATTCATGACCAATCAGAGGGTGAATGCTGTCGCCAAAGGCATTTCGTTTACTCCGGTGGAAGGGAATGGCGAACGTTCTGAAAATCAATTTATTCATCATGATGCAGACGGAACGTCTTATTTCGCTATCTTTAATTACTCGGAAGAAGAAATGAACACAACAGTTTCGCTTGAACGTCTCGGACTGGAGCCAACCGTTACTTACCGGGCGAAAGAGCTTTGGAGCGGATATGAACAACCTGTCAAGGAAATAATAACAGTGACAATCCCTGCCAAGGATGCGTTACTTTATAAAATTGAAAACAACTAA
- a CDS encoding alpha-galactosidase, with product MKALLLTVALLLGCMNVSSQEKEADIISVSTNDLNMVFSISPDKKVVYNYFGDKFQHVSPFLTKKYKEQPDNGIGYAPAIYPAYGGRLFLNPALKLTHTDGVQTTELIYADHSVKNVDANRVETVIRLKDPLYPVFVDLNFVAYQKENVICQSVSVSHQENSRLAVENISSAYLPLHADSYYLTHFHGAWASEMQLVEEQLTPGVKRIESKKGVRTTQSENSSFLLSLNGPAYEDMGEVYGGSLAWSGNYLNSFEIDECGMLHILTGMNNFASTYNLEPGKVLQTPEMVWTYSSAGKGQVSRNLHDWSRNYALAHGNQELPIVLNSWEGAYFDFTEKTITDMIDDAAGFGVEMFVLDDGWFANKYPRNSDKVGLGDWQVNKKKLPRGIDYLAKYAVNKGLKFGIWIEPEMVSPKSELAEKHPEWIVKSGKRDIIPMRNQWLLDLSNPAVQDFVVKTFDDVIALSPHISYIKWDANRHVDNFGSEYLSKENQTHFWIEYTKGLYSAYERIREKHPDVMIQLCSSGGGRLDFGALKYHDEFWASDNTNSLDRIFIQYSTNLFFPAKATASHVSTTPNHQTGMMAPLKFRFDVAMTGRLGMELQPKDLTGDELPFAEQAIRNYKRIRPIVQLGDLYRLKSPYDGNGWASHMYISKDKKESVFFAYSLKYHGRTTFFETKLKGLDPAKMYKITELNKAGDSTFYGDGQVFPGDYLMNAGISLKIGNTYESTVLLITEQ from the coding sequence ATGAAAGCACTATTGTTAACTGTAGCCCTCTTACTGGGGTGTATGAATGTTTCTTCCCAGGAGAAAGAAGCGGATATCATATCCGTCTCTACGAACGACTTAAATATGGTCTTTTCTATCTCTCCGGATAAAAAGGTAGTATATAACTATTTTGGAGATAAGTTCCAGCATGTTTCCCCTTTCCTTACTAAGAAGTATAAAGAACAACCGGATAATGGTATAGGTTATGCTCCGGCAATCTATCCTGCTTACGGAGGACGTCTTTTCCTGAATCCGGCACTGAAGCTGACACATACCGACGGTGTTCAGACTACCGAATTAATATATGCAGACCATTCGGTAAAGAATGTCGATGCTAACAGAGTCGAAACAGTGATCCGGCTGAAAGATCCTTTGTATCCGGTTTTTGTCGATCTGAACTTCGTTGCTTATCAGAAAGAGAATGTGATCTGCCAGTCTGTTTCGGTCTCCCATCAGGAAAATAGCCGTCTGGCAGTCGAAAATATATCTTCCGCTTATCTCCCTTTACATGCAGATTCCTATTATCTGACGCATTTCCATGGTGCATGGGCTTCCGAAATGCAGTTGGTGGAAGAACAACTGACTCCCGGTGTCAAACGGATAGAGTCTAAGAAAGGGGTACGGACTACACAGTCTGAAAACTCTTCTTTCTTGCTTTCTCTGAACGGACCGGCTTATGAAGATATGGGTGAAGTCTATGGCGGTTCCCTCGCCTGGTCGGGAAATTATCTGAATTCTTTTGAAATAGATGAATGCGGCATGCTGCATATACTGACCGGCATGAATAATTTTGCCTCTACTTATAACCTGGAACCGGGTAAAGTCTTGCAAACTCCGGAGATGGTATGGACTTACAGCTCTGCCGGTAAAGGGCAAGTTTCCAGAAACCTGCATGACTGGTCGCGTAACTATGCACTGGCTCATGGCAATCAGGAATTGCCGATCGTGCTGAACAGTTGGGAAGGTGCCTATTTTGACTTTACAGAGAAGACGATCACGGATATGATCGATGATGCTGCCGGGTTCGGTGTCGAGATGTTCGTATTAGACGATGGCTGGTTTGCCAATAAGTATCCGCGCAATTCGGATAAAGTCGGCTTGGGTGACTGGCAGGTGAATAAGAAGAAACTGCCGCGTGGTATCGACTACCTGGCGAAATACGCTGTAAATAAAGGTCTGAAATTCGGTATCTGGATTGAACCGGAAATGGTAAGCCCGAAGAGCGAATTGGCGGAAAAGCATCCGGAATGGATCGTGAAGAGCGGCAAGCGGGATATTATCCCGATGCGTAACCAATGGTTGCTCGACCTGAGTAATCCGGCTGTACAGGACTTTGTGGTAAAGACTTTCGACGATGTGATTGCCCTGTCTCCCCATATTTCCTATATTAAATGGGACGCAAACCGTCATGTCGATAACTTCGGTTCCGAATATTTGTCGAAAGAAAATCAGACCCACTTTTGGATCGAGTATACAAAAGGATTGTACAGTGCTTATGAACGGATTCGTGAAAAACATCCGGATGTTATGATTCAGTTGTGTTCTTCCGGTGGCGGTCGTCTGGACTTCGGTGCTTTGAAATATCACGATGAGTTTTGGGCCAGCGATAATACCAACTCGCTCGACCGTATATTTATCCAATACAGCACAAACCTTTTCTTTCCGGCAAAAGCCACTGCATCACACGTGTCGACCACTCCGAACCATCAGACAGGTATGATGGCTCCGCTGAAGTTCCGCTTCGATGTCGCCATGACAGGCCGTTTGGGAATGGAGTTGCAGCCGAAGGATCTGACCGGCGATGAACTGCCTTTTGCAGAACAGGCTATCAGGAACTATAAACGTATCCGTCCGATCGTACAGCTGGGCGACCTCTATCGTCTCAAATCTCCTTACGACGGAAACGGATGGGCTTCGCATATGTATATATCGAAAGATAAGAAGGAATCGGTATTTTTTGCTTACAGCCTGAAATACCACGGACGTACAACATTCTTTGAGACCAAGCTGAAAGGACTGGATCCGGCTAAAATGTATAAGATTACTGAATTGAACAAAGCCGGAGACAGTACCTTTTATGGAGACGGCCAGGTCTTCCCCGGCGATTATCTGATGAATGCCGGTATCAGCCTGAAGATCGGGAATACGTATGAAAGCACTGTCCTGTTGATCACAGAGCAATGA
- a CDS encoding DUF417 family protein, protein MTTKLKDLFDTFLNLAASSQKLGINLIRIAILIIFVWIGGLKFWNYEAEGIVPFVANSPFMSFFYTKSAPEYKEYKLKEGEFNEAKHQWHVENNTYGFSHGLGIMIMAIGILTFLGIFSPKIGLVGSLLAIIMTIGTLSFLVTTPEVWVPDLGSGEHGFPLLAGAGRLVIKDTAIIAGAIVVLSDCAQRILRKK, encoded by the coding sequence ATGACTACTAAACTAAAAGATTTATTCGACACATTTCTGAACCTGGCAGCTTCTTCACAGAAACTGGGTATTAACCTGATCCGCATAGCTATCCTGATCATCTTCGTATGGATCGGCGGACTGAAGTTCTGGAACTATGAAGCAGAAGGAATTGTTCCTTTCGTGGCAAACAGCCCGTTTATGAGCTTTTTCTATACCAAAAGTGCACCGGAGTACAAAGAGTATAAACTGAAAGAAGGTGAATTCAACGAAGCTAAACATCAGTGGCATGTAGAAAATAATACGTATGGTTTCTCTCATGGACTGGGTATTATGATCATGGCAATCGGTATCTTAACCTTCCTGGGTATCTTTTCTCCGAAAATTGGACTGGTGGGTTCCTTATTGGCCATTATAATGACAATAGGTACCTTGTCGTTTCTCGTCACTACGCCGGAGGTATGGGTACCGGACCTGGGAAGCGGCGAACACGGTTTCCCTCTGCTTGCAGGAGCAGGTCGTCTGGTGATCAAAGACACGGCTATTATTGCGGGAGCGATCGTTGTATTATCTGACTGTGCGCAACGCATATTAAGGAAGAAATAG
- a CDS encoding radical SAM protein, translated as MGTKRTKSSFRTMSTNRKLESVFLFVTGRCNAKCKMCFYAEDMDKKEKDLTFDEIKKISETAGQFNRLWVSGGEPTLREELPEIIEMFYKNNEIKDVNIPTNGLKPDRIVAWVKQIRRNCPELNINLSLSLDGFGDTHDIQRGVPGNFYKAMGTLKLIEKNFADDGRVLKNLATVITKYNLEEVQDLMLWMLGRFHLSNHIIEAARGMTRDDGVKVLTEPTLRALQDQVVPIYNVYGERMAEETGGFRKPIARFFYLGFIRTLYNIRATNIDHPTPWGMDCTAGETTLVIDYDGRFRACELREPLGNVKDYDCNISKIMQSDAMKQEIAAIGHGDTANCWCTHGCWITSSLVFNPRKMITHVYKGYREMKKLNRPLNINEDLLQSIERKYALDEQKLVELGIRN; from the coding sequence ATGGGTACAAAACGAACAAAGAGCTCTTTCAGAACAATGAGCACAAACAGAAAATTAGAATCTGTTTTCCTGTTTGTCACAGGACGATGTAATGCAAAATGCAAAATGTGCTTCTATGCGGAAGACATGGATAAAAAGGAAAAAGACCTGACCTTTGATGAGATAAAGAAAATATCTGAAACGGCCGGACAATTTAACCGCTTATGGGTTTCCGGCGGTGAACCGACTCTACGCGAGGAGCTTCCCGAGATCATAGAAATGTTCTATAAGAACAATGAGATAAAGGATGTCAACATTCCTACCAACGGCTTGAAGCCGGACCGGATCGTTGCCTGGGTAAAACAAATCCGCCGGAATTGTCCGGAACTGAATATCAATCTGAGCCTTTCACTGGATGGTTTCGGTGATACACACGATATACAGCGCGGCGTTCCCGGTAACTTCTATAAGGCAATGGGGACTTTGAAACTGATTGAAAAGAATTTTGCCGATGATGGCAGAGTGCTGAAGAATTTGGCCACTGTTATTACAAAATATAACCTGGAAGAGGTGCAGGACTTAATGTTGTGGATGTTGGGACGTTTCCATCTTTCCAACCATATCATCGAAGCGGCCCGCGGAATGACACGCGACGATGGAGTGAAAGTACTTACCGAGCCTACCTTGCGTGCTTTGCAGGATCAGGTTGTACCTATTTATAATGTATATGGTGAACGGATGGCGGAAGAAACCGGCGGTTTCAGGAAGCCGATCGCCCGTTTCTTCTATTTGGGCTTTATCCGTACATTATATAATATACGTGCAACCAATATCGATCATCCGACACCCTGGGGGATGGACTGTACGGCGGGGGAAACAACATTGGTTATCGACTACGACGGTCGTTTCCGTGCCTGTGAGCTTCGTGAGCCGCTCGGCAATGTGAAGGATTACGATTGCAATATCAGTAAGATCATGCAGAGTGATGCCATGAAGCAGGAGATTGCTGCTATCGGTCATGGCGACACGGCCAACTGCTGGTGTACGCATGGCTGTTGGATCACTTCATCACTGGTTTTCAATCCACGTAAGATGATTACCCACGTATATAAGGGATATCGTGAAATGAAAAAGCTGAACCGCCCGCTGAATATCAATGAAGATTTGTTGCAGAGCATCGAACGGAAGTATGCTTTGGACGAACAGAAACTGGTAGAACTGGGCATCCGCAATTAA